In Podospora pseudopauciseta strain CBS 411.78 chromosome 3, whole genome shotgun sequence, one genomic interval encodes:
- a CDS encoding hypothetical protein (COG:T; EggNog:ENOG503P4DM) produces MAYLDLTQRDINVLEKIKDPEYDPALAIQVDSTLPKDPYISDPALYQSIAQRERDIILSIQNVEVQNLKANPARTGPSEEVLEGYRKAVASFDQLIEEYPQYASAHNNRAQALRRLYGDAILVSDAPRLPQALRQNVGDAERVRVGKILLGDLDRAILLLTPTTRYSRLSPQVAKTLSNAHTQRAAIYLMTSKLMLTKSVLVDEERPEAKWTKIEFEEHASADFALGGRYGNEIAKGLAVSTNPTAKLCGQMVREAMKKEYGPGIAP; encoded by the coding sequence ATGGCTTACCTTGACCTGACCCAGCGCGATATCAACGTGCTCGAAAAAATTAAGGACCCCGAATATGATCCGGCTCTGGCGATTCAGGTCGACTCGACTCTCCCAAAAGACCCGTACATTTCCGACCCGGCTCTGTATCAATCCATCGCGCAGAGGGAGCGTGATATCATCCTTTCCATTCAGAACGTAGAGGTCCAAAACCTCAAAGCCAACCCAGCAAGAACAGGCCCTAGCGAGGAGGTCTTGGAAGGATATCGCAAAGCAGTTGCATCTTTTGACCAGCTCATCGAAGAATACCCTCAGTATGCGAGCGCGCACAACAACAGGGCGCAAGCGCTTAGGCGGCTTTATGGCGATGCGATTCTGGTTTCCGACGCTCCCAGGCTACCACAAGCATTGCGACAGAATGTCGGTGATGCTGAGCGCGTCAGAGTAGGGAAGATTCTTCTAGGAGATCTCGACCGAGCCATCTTGCTTCTTACGCCAACCACACGATACTCCCGACTCTCTCCCCAGGTGGCCAAGACCTTATCCAATGCTCACACGCAAAGGGCCGCCATATATCTCATGACTTCCAAGCTGATGTTGACAAAATCCgtgcttgttgatgaggagcgGCCGGAGGCGAAGTGGACAAAGATCGAGTTTGAAGAGCACGCCTCTGCAGACTTTGCCCTGGGCGGGAGGTACGGCAACGAGATCGCCAAGGGGTTGGCTGTGAGCACAAACCCAACAGCTAAGCTATGCGGGCAGATGGTTCGCGAAGCTATGAAGAAGGAGTATGGGCCGGGCATTGCTCCATAG
- a CDS encoding hypothetical protein (COG:S; EggNog:ENOG503P98M) encodes MSPPRYIISRAADPIFAVFIGLSAAATRINREEKEKGRSTQQTLETLRRRLSFPKNS; translated from the exons ATGTCTCCCCCAAGATACATCATCTCCCGCGCCGCGGACCCCATTTTCGCCGTATTCATTGGTCTCTCTGCAGCTGCCACGAGGATCAACcgtgaggagaaggagaaggggaggtcTACTCAGCAGACTCTGGAGACACTCCGCAG GCGCCTTAGCTTCCCAAAGAACTCGTAA
- a CDS encoding hypothetical protein (EggNog:ENOG503NWM8; COG:E), translating to MSPSAISDTNSHSNGYSADSDYAVQDPNGAPNNFNGYDHITWWVGNAKQAASYYNSFFGFKTIAYKGLETGSRYTASYVVENAGVRFVFTSPIRSAAHLPEDDPISDSDRALLAEIHAHLERHGDAVKDVAFEVDNVDGVYAKAVANGADSVQPPQSFGDKESGLVRTAVIRTYGDTTHTLISRSTYRGPFLPGFRAIVQTKPSPIPMPTVPLKRIDHCVGNQDWNEMVSACAFYESCLDFHRFWSVDDNQICTDFSALSSIVMASSNNLVKMPINEPAPGKKKSQIEEYVLFNSGPGVQHIALLTEDIITTVSALRERGVEFINVPSTYYDTMRQRLKTERRRWELKESLETIERLNILIDYDEGGYLLQLFTKPLMDRPTVFIEIIQREDFEGFGAGNFKSLFEAIEREQAERGNL from the coding sequence ATGTCCCCATCTGCCATCTCGGACACCAACTCCCACTCAAACGGCTACTCAGCCGACTCGGACTACGCCGTCCAGGATCCCAACGGCGCTCCCAACAACTTCAACGGCTATGACCACATAACCTGGTGGGTCGGCAACGCCAAACAGGCCGCGTCCTACTACAACTCGTTCTTCGGCTTCAAAACTATCGCCTACAAGGGTCTCGAGACCGGCTCTCGATACACGGCCTCCTACGTGGTCGAAAACGCTGGCGTCCGTTTcgtcttcacctcccccatccgCTCCGCCGCCCACCTCCCCGAGGACGATCCCATCTCGGATTCTGACCGCGCCCTCCTTGCCGAAATCCACGCCCACCTGGAGAGACACGGCGACGCCGTCAAGGACGTCGCCTTCGAAGTAGACAACGTAGACGGCGTCTACGCCAAAGCCGTCGCTAACGGAGCCGACTCTGTTCAACCCCCTCAGTCCTTCGGCGACAAGGAATCCGGCCTCGTCCGCACAGCCGTGATCAGAACCTACGGCGACACAACCCACACCCTCATCTCCCGGTCCACCTACCGCggccccttcctccccggcTTCCGCGCCATCGTCCAgaccaaaccctcccccatccccatgcCCACCGTTCCCCTCAAAAGAATCGACCACTGCGTCGGCAACCAAGACTGGAACGAGATGGTCTCCGCCTGCGCCTTTTACGAGTCCTGCCTCGACTTCCACCGCTTCTGGTCCGTAGACGACAACCAGATCTGCACCGACTTTTCCGCCTTGTCCTCCATCGTCATGGCGAGCAGCAACAATCTCGTGAAAATGCCCATCAACGAGCCCGCGCCGGGCAAGAAAAAGTCCCAGATTGAGGAGTACGTCCTTTTCAACTCTGGCCCTGGGGTGCAGCACATTGCTCTGCTCACCgaggacatcatcaccactgtGTCTGccttgagggagaggggggtcgAGTTTATTAATGTGCCGTCTACGTACTATGACACCATGAGGCAGAGGCTCAAgacggagaggaggaggtgggagctCAAGGAGAGTCTGGAGACGATTGAGAGGTTGAATATCCTTATTGATTATGACGAGGGGGGGTATTTGCTGCAGTTGTTCACCAAGCCTTTGATGGACAGGCCGACGGTGTTTATCGAGATTATCCAGCGGGAGGATTTTGAGGGGTTTGGCGCGGGGAATTTCAAGAGTTTGTTTGAAGCTATTGAGCGGGAGCAGGCGGAGAGGGGAAATTTGTAA